A portion of the Achromobacter sp. MFA1 R4 genome contains these proteins:
- a CDS encoding MurR/RpiR family transcriptional regulator: MNIIRDIVFQIRSRRDALSVTERKVADAILDDIIWSASATVDQLAAKAGVSIATISRFARTVGCDDTRDLKMKLAQASTVGSRFLDPSAPAEESTFYARIYADIESTLRAHLPTFTEPLFEAAASIVDGARMIYVFGMGGASAVLAQEVQSRLVRLGYPIAVYSDAVLLRMVAATLDERDAVLVLSASGLTPEIVGAARIVKQYNARIVAITDASSELAGLADVVLPIRTDETDFIYKPSASRYAMMLAIDLLSTELAMLNQEENRERLRRIKLALDEHRGGPNRLPLGD, translated from the coding sequence ATGAACATCATCCGCGACATCGTCTTCCAGATACGCAGTCGGCGGGACGCATTGAGCGTGACCGAACGCAAGGTGGCCGACGCCATCCTGGACGACATCATCTGGAGCGCCAGCGCCACCGTCGACCAGTTGGCGGCCAAGGCGGGCGTCAGCATCGCCACGATCTCGCGCTTCGCGCGCACGGTCGGCTGCGACGACACGCGCGACCTGAAAATGAAGCTGGCGCAGGCCAGCACGGTGGGCAGCCGCTTCCTGGATCCCAGCGCGCCGGCCGAGGAAAGCACGTTCTACGCGCGCATCTACGCCGACATCGAAAGCACGCTGCGCGCGCACCTGCCGACCTTCACCGAGCCGCTCTTCGAAGCGGCCGCGTCCATCGTGGATGGCGCGCGCATGATCTACGTCTTCGGCATGGGCGGCGCGTCGGCCGTCCTGGCGCAGGAAGTCCAGTCGCGCCTGGTGCGGCTGGGCTATCCCATCGCCGTGTACAGCGACGCCGTGCTGCTGCGCATGGTGGCGGCCACGCTGGACGAGCGCGATGCGGTGCTGGTGCTGTCGGCGTCGGGCCTCACGCCCGAAATCGTCGGCGCGGCGCGCATCGTCAAGCAATACAACGCGCGCATCGTCGCCATCACCGACGCGTCCTCGGAGCTGGCCGGGCTGGCCGACGTGGTGCTGCCGATCCGCACCGACGAGACCGACTTCATCTACAAGCCGTCCGCCTCGCGCTACGCGATGATGCTGGCCATCGATCTGCTGTCGACCGAACTGGCCATGCTGAACCAGGAAGAAAACCGCGAACGCCTGCGCCGCATCAAGCTGGCGCTGGACGAGCACCGCGGCGGCCCGAACCGCCTGCCGCTGGGCGATTGA